In one window of Gemmatimonadota bacterium DNA:
- a CDS encoding ABC transporter substrate-binding protein, protein MLRRALALLPLLLAACAPDATRRGSTVLFASGADLQSINPLFTVHPLARQVQRYVLLTTLVRRDSSLAIEPYLARRWAWSEGGRRLTLFLPGAPRWHDGRPTTAADAAWTLERARDPAIAYPRRTDLATLVAATAPDDTTLVLQFSAAPGTIPDVLTDLAILPRHLLDTVPPARLRQAAWQEAPVGNGPFRFVAHEPNRRWVFARNPDFPAALGGPPVLTRLVLAVVDEPMTKLAALTSGELDFAGIQPAHAAFVARDPALAVRDYPLLLTTGIVFNARRAPFAAAAARHIVSAALDRAALVDGFTYGYGSAATGPLPPELAPAPVAPPSAPAGMASGLAFELLTVGSGEAALEQMIQAQLAARGITARIRQLDLSTYLDRVYGARHDFDAAVVGTTGDLGLGYLQPLAALSGLDAPTDTAALLRLFREAAPVAFIYHARGLQGVNRRVRGVELGLRGELASVTRWSVAP, encoded by the coding sequence ATGCTTCGCCGTGCCCTCGCGCTGCTCCCCCTGCTGCTCGCGGCCTGTGCCCCCGACGCCACCCGCCGGGGCAGCACGGTGCTGTTCGCCTCGGGCGCGGACCTGCAGAGCATCAACCCGCTCTTCACGGTGCACCCGCTCGCCCGGCAGGTGCAGCGGTACGTGCTCCTGACCACGCTGGTGCGCCGCGACTCGAGCCTGGCCATCGAACCGTACCTTGCCCGCCGCTGGGCCTGGAGCGAGGGCGGCCGGCGGCTGACCCTGTTCCTTCCGGGGGCGCCGCGATGGCATGACGGCCGGCCCACCACCGCCGCCGACGCGGCGTGGACCCTCGAGCGCGCCCGCGATCCGGCCATTGCCTACCCGCGCCGGACCGACCTCGCCACGCTCGTGGCGGCCACCGCGCCCGACGACACCACGCTGGTGCTCCAGTTCTCGGCCGCGCCGGGGACGATCCCCGACGTGCTCACCGACCTGGCCATCCTGCCGCGCCACCTCCTCGACACCGTGCCGCCGGCACGGCTCCGCCAGGCGGCGTGGCAGGAGGCGCCAGTGGGGAACGGCCCGTTCCGCTTCGTGGCGCACGAACCCAACCGCCGCTGGGTCTTTGCGCGGAATCCCGACTTTCCCGCCGCGCTGGGCGGGCCCCCGGTGCTCACCCGCCTGGTGCTCGCCGTGGTGGACGAGCCGATGACCAAGCTCGCCGCGCTCACCTCGGGAGAACTCGACTTCGCCGGCATCCAGCCCGCGCATGCCGCCTTCGTGGCGCGCGACCCCGCGCTCGCCGTGCGCGACTACCCGCTGCTGCTGACCACCGGCATCGTGTTCAACGCCCGCCGGGCCCCCTTCGCCGCGGCCGCCGCCCGCCACATCGTGTCGGCGGCGCTCGACCGCGCGGCGCTCGTCGACGGCTTCACCTACGGCTACGGAAGCGCGGCGACCGGTCCGCTGCCCCCCGAACTGGCGCCGGCACCCGTGGCACCACCGTCCGCGCCCGCGGGCATGGCGTCCGGCCTCGCCTTCGAGCTGCTGACGGTGGGCTCCGGGGAGGCGGCGCTGGAGCAGATGATCCAGGCCCAGCTCGCGGCACGGGGCATCACGGCGCGCATCCGGCAGCTCGACCTCTCCACCTACCTGGACCGGGTCTACGGCGCCCGGCACGACTTCGACGCCGCGGTCGTGGGCACCACCGGTGACCTGGGGCTCGGGTACCTGCAGCCGCTCGCCGCCCTGTCGGGCCTCGACGCCCCCACTGACACCGCGGCGCTGCTCCGGCTGTTCCGCGAGGCGGCGCCGGTCGCGTTCATCTATCATGCCCGTGGGTTGCAGGGCGTGAACCGGCGGGTCCGTGGGGTCGAGCTCGGGCTCCGGGGCGAGCTGGCGAGCGTGACCCGCTGGAGCGTGGCGCCATGA
- a CDS encoding ABC transporter permease: MLVLLARRLAIGGLIVLGVVALTFLLLHLAPGDPAALLSGPAATPEQVAATRTALGLDRPLPVQFGEWLSRAARGDWGRSLATGRPVARMLGEAWPATALLVALSLALSYLGGIAIGLWQARSGPRTDTALTLASVTLFAMPGYWLGVMLVWLATYHWRLLPAFGAAGLDADFLPPGAALVDRLRHLALPLLTLTLIGAGGAARFVRGALLDVRDEPFVLAAEARGLAPTRLLLRHLLRNALGPVVTLLGLSLPALFSGAVFVEGIFAWPGVGRVLISAVQARDYPVVMAGATVSALLVVAGNLLADLLRAWVDPRLRHAR; encoded by the coding sequence ATGCTCGTCCTGCTCGCGCGCCGGCTGGCCATCGGCGGCCTGATCGTGCTGGGCGTGGTCGCCCTCACCTTCCTCCTGCTGCACCTGGCGCCGGGCGATCCCGCCGCGCTCCTGAGCGGTCCCGCCGCGACCCCGGAGCAGGTGGCCGCCACCCGGACGGCGCTGGGGCTCGACCGGCCGCTGCCGGTCCAGTTCGGCGAGTGGCTGTCCCGCGCCGCGCGAGGCGACTGGGGTCGGAGCCTCGCCACCGGCCGGCCGGTGGCGCGCATGCTGGGCGAGGCGTGGCCCGCCACCGCCCTGCTCGTGGCCCTCTCCCTGGCCCTGAGCTACCTCGGCGGGATCGCCATCGGCCTGTGGCAGGCCCGGAGCGGGCCCCGGACGGACACCGCACTCACGCTGGCGAGCGTCACGCTGTTCGCGATGCCGGGCTACTGGCTCGGCGTGATGCTGGTGTGGCTCGCCACCTACCACTGGCGCCTGCTCCCCGCCTTCGGCGCGGCCGGCCTCGACGCGGACTTCCTCCCGCCGGGCGCCGCCCTGGTGGACCGCCTGCGGCACCTCGCCCTGCCGCTCCTCACCCTCACCCTGATCGGCGCGGGCGGGGCCGCGCGCTTTGTGCGCGGCGCCCTCCTCGACGTCCGGGACGAGCCCTTCGTGCTGGCGGCCGAGGCCCGCGGCCTGGCCCCCACCCGCCTTCTGCTGCGGCACCTGCTCCGCAACGCCCTCGGTCCGGTGGTCACGCTGCTCGGCCTCTCGCTGCCGGCGCTCTTCTCCGGGGCGGTGTTCGTGGAGGGGATCTTTGCCTGGCCGGGCGTGGGGCGGGTGCTCATCAGTGCCGTGCAGGCGCGCGACTACCCGGTGGTCATGGCCGGCGCGACGGTGAGCGCACTGCTCGTGGTGGCCGGCAACCTGCTGGCCGACCTGCTCCGTGCGTGGGTGGACCCACGCCTCCGCCATGCCCGCTGA
- a CDS encoding ABC transporter permease has translation MPADTRARIGLAVLGVMVLLALGAPLVTGYDPIAQTDVVRTRFAAPFAHDGLGGFHLLGTDRLGRDVWSRLVYGARISLATGVLATVLSVAIGVGVGLGAAVLRGPARGALLALTDFALALPRVVLLLLLAALWSPSAALVVVVLGLTGWMSVARLVYGEAETLRARPFVRSAEALGQGRLRIALLHVLPNAWTPVTVAAALGVGNAITLEAGLSFLGLGAQPPLPSWGGMIASGRDTLVNAPWVAVAPGVALVLVVIASTLIGDALRDRLDRR, from the coding sequence ATGCCCGCTGACACTCGCGCCCGTATCGGGCTCGCGGTCCTGGGGGTGATGGTCCTGCTCGCCCTGGGCGCGCCGCTGGTGACGGGCTACGACCCCATCGCCCAGACCGACGTGGTCCGCACCCGCTTCGCGGCCCCGTTCGCCCACGACGGCCTCGGGGGCTTCCACCTCCTGGGCACCGACCGGCTGGGGCGCGACGTCTGGAGCCGCCTGGTGTACGGCGCGCGGATCTCGCTCGCCACCGGCGTGCTGGCCACGGTGCTCTCGGTGGCGATCGGCGTGGGGGTGGGCCTCGGCGCCGCGGTGCTGCGGGGACCGGCCCGCGGCGCGCTCCTCGCGCTCACGGACTTCGCCCTGGCGCTGCCCCGCGTGGTGCTCCTGCTGCTGCTGGCGGCGCTCTGGTCGCCGAGCGCGGCGCTGGTGGTGGTCGTGCTGGGACTCACCGGGTGGATGAGCGTGGCGCGGCTGGTCTACGGCGAGGCGGAGACGCTGCGGGCCCGCCCCTTCGTGCGCTCGGCGGAGGCGCTGGGCCAGGGCCGGCTGCGCATCGCGCTGCTCCACGTGCTGCCCAACGCCTGGACCCCGGTCACGGTCGCGGCCGCGCTCGGCGTCGGCAACGCCATCACCCTCGAGGCGGGGCTGTCCTTCCTGGGCCTCGGCGCCCAGCCGCCGCTCCCCAGTTGGGGAGGCATGATCGCCTCGGGCCGTGACACCCTGGTGAATGCGCCCTGGGTCGCCGTGGCGCCGGGCGTGGCCCTGGTGCTGGTGGTGATCGCCTCGACCCTCATCGGCGACGCACTGCGGGACCGGCTCGACCGCCGCTGA
- a CDS encoding glycerophosphodiester phosphodiesterase: MTLLLDRSARPVIGHRGAAAYAPENTLESFRLALAQGAEALEFDIRRSRDGVAMVFHDPTLDRTTDRSGPVAALTCAELQQVDAGHRFVDADGATPWRGQGVRIPTLAEVLAAFPDTPLLIEIKEREVQEAAARALLEGGAAGRAVVAGDDWRALVAFGTAPFQLGASRRDIARVFFGLGAPDPRCRLFAVPERYHGLTIPSRRFVRRAAARHATVHVWTVDDARSALRLWRHGANGMVSNRPDVIRAARDAMAAGRL, from the coding sequence ATGACCCTGCTGCTCGACCGGTCCGCCCGGCCGGTCATCGGCCACCGCGGCGCCGCGGCGTACGCGCCGGAGAACACCCTCGAGAGCTTCCGCCTGGCCCTCGCGCAGGGCGCCGAGGCGCTGGAGTTCGACATCCGCCGCTCCCGCGACGGCGTGGCGATGGTCTTTCATGACCCCACCCTCGACCGCACCACCGACCGGAGCGGCCCCGTGGCGGCCCTGACCTGCGCGGAGCTGCAGCAGGTCGACGCCGGCCATCGGTTCGTGGATGCCGATGGCGCCACCCCGTGGCGGGGCCAGGGCGTGCGCATCCCGACCCTGGCCGAGGTCCTCGCGGCCTTTCCGGACACGCCGCTGCTGATCGAGATCAAGGAGCGCGAGGTGCAGGAGGCGGCGGCGCGCGCGCTCCTCGAGGGGGGGGCGGCGGGGCGTGCGGTGGTGGCGGGCGATGACTGGCGGGCGCTGGTGGCCTTCGGCACCGCGCCGTTCCAGCTCGGCGCGAGCCGGCGGGACATCGCGCGGGTGTTCTTCGGCCTCGGCGCCCCCGACCCGCGCTGCCGGCTCTTTGCGGTGCCGGAGCGGTACCATGGGCTGACCATCCCGAGCCGGCGGTTTGTCCGGCGGGCGGCCGCGCGGCACGCGACCGTGCACGTCTGGACGGTGGACGACGCGCGGAGCGCGCTCCGGCTGTGGCGCCACGGCGCCAACGGCATGGTCAGCAATCGCCCCGACGTGATCCGCGCGGCGCGCGACGCGATGGCGGCCGGCCGGCTCTAG
- a CDS encoding RidA family protein, whose amino-acid sequence MRWIEVALLAGCVAPALAAQEKEVLPVPGAVAGLPFSPAVRVGNIIYLSGQIGNRIGTREVVPGGVAAETRQTLENIRVILQAAGSTMDRVVKCTVFLADIADYAAMNEVYATYFPAAPPARSTVAGSGLALGAQVEIECFATAGS is encoded by the coding sequence ATGCGATGGATCGAAGTGGCGCTCCTGGCGGGCTGCGTGGCCCCGGCACTGGCCGCGCAGGAGAAGGAGGTGCTCCCGGTGCCCGGCGCGGTGGCCGGCCTGCCGTTCTCGCCCGCGGTGCGGGTGGGCAACATCATCTATCTCTCCGGGCAGATCGGGAACCGGATCGGGACCCGCGAGGTCGTGCCCGGCGGGGTGGCCGCCGAGACCCGGCAGACGCTGGAGAACATCCGCGTCATCCTCCAGGCCGCCGGCAGCACCATGGACCGGGTGGTCAAGTGCACGGTCTTCCTGGCCGACATCGCTGACTATGCCGCGATGAACGAGGTGTACGCCACGTACTTCCCTGCGGCGCCGCCGGCCCGTTCCACCGTGGCGGGCAGCGGCCTCGCGCTCGGGGCCCAGGTGGAGATCGAGTGCTTCGCCACCGCGGGGAGCTGA
- a CDS encoding aminotransferase class V-fold PLP-dependent enzyme: MTLFDRAALAHLDRALARLETGFRDLPPAATPDDPRIAAVLDEVADRLHDNFPYPHPLYAGQMLTPPHRMARLAYMLALHLNPNNHALDGGRASSRMERESVATLATLLGWTEHLGHLTSGGTMANLEALWVAGQCRPGERIVASAQAHYTHQRISAVLGLPFSTVAADRAGRMDLEALRALLDTGPVGTVVATLGTTAVGAVDPLPGLLALQHEAGFRIHVDAAYGGYFGLADNLAPAARAAFDVIGAADSVVIDPHKHGLQPYGCGAVLFRDPSVGRFYRHDSPYTYFSSAELHLGEISLECSRAGAAAVALWATQRLLPPVPGGEFAGRLATSRAAALALHGRLAADPRVLAGLVPELDIVVWTPRAAGVAAASARSRRIFEEAARRDLHLALAELPPDLVDPAGELVRDRPTLTCLRSVLMKPEHLAWLPALWERLSAATDAT; the protein is encoded by the coding sequence ATGACCCTGTTCGACCGCGCCGCGCTGGCCCACCTCGACCGGGCCCTGGCCCGCCTCGAGACGGGCTTCCGCGACCTGCCCCCCGCCGCCACCCCGGACGATCCGCGGATCGCCGCGGTGCTCGACGAGGTGGCCGACCGCCTGCACGACAACTTCCCCTACCCGCACCCGCTGTACGCGGGCCAGATGCTCACCCCGCCGCACCGGATGGCGCGGCTGGCCTACATGCTGGCGCTCCATCTCAACCCCAACAATCACGCCCTCGATGGCGGCCGCGCCAGCTCCCGGATGGAGCGGGAGTCGGTCGCGACGCTGGCCACCCTGCTGGGCTGGACCGAGCACCTCGGTCACCTGACCAGTGGGGGTACCATGGCGAACCTCGAGGCGCTGTGGGTCGCCGGGCAGTGCCGCCCGGGCGAGCGGATCGTGGCCTCCGCGCAGGCGCACTACACCCACCAGCGCATCTCGGCGGTCCTGGGCCTTCCGTTCTCGACCGTCGCGGCCGATCGCGCCGGGCGCATGGACCTCGAGGCCCTGCGCGCCCTGCTCGACACGGGGCCGGTCGGCACCGTGGTGGCCACGCTCGGCACCACCGCCGTCGGCGCGGTGGATCCCCTGCCCGGCCTGCTGGCGCTGCAGCACGAGGCGGGGTTCCGGATCCACGTCGACGCGGCGTACGGGGGCTACTTCGGGCTGGCAGACAACCTCGCCCCCGCGGCGCGGGCCGCCTTCGACGTCATCGGCGCCGCGGACAGCGTGGTGATCGACCCGCACAAGCACGGCCTGCAGCCCTATGGTTGTGGCGCCGTGCTGTTCCGTGACCCGTCGGTGGGCCGGTTCTACCGGCACGATTCCCCCTACACCTACTTCAGTTCGGCGGAGCTGCACCTGGGGGAGATCAGCCTGGAGTGCTCACGCGCCGGGGCGGCGGCCGTGGCGCTGTGGGCCACCCAGCGGCTGCTCCCGCCGGTGCCCGGCGGCGAATTCGCCGGGCGACTGGCCACGAGCCGGGCCGCGGCGCTCGCGCTGCACGGCCGGCTGGCCGCGGACCCGCGCGTCCTCGCCGGGCTGGTGCCCGAGCTCGATATCGTGGTGTGGACCCCACGGGCCGCCGGCGTCGCGGCGGCGAGCGCCCGGTCCCGGCGCATCTTCGAGGAGGCGGCGCGCCGCGACCTGCACCTGGCGCTGGCGGAGCTCCCGCCCGACCTCGTGGACCCGGCGGGGGAACTCGTCCGCGACCGCCCCACCCTCACCTGCCTGCGATCCGTGCTCATGAAGCCGGAGCACCTGGCGTGGCTGCCGGCGCTGTGGGAGCGCCTCAGCGCGGCCACCGACGCGACCTGA
- a CDS encoding aromatic ring-hydroxylating dioxygenase subunit alpha, giving the protein MHDGSGHRGNPSRAGGGPRPFRAPGRGARFPPPSLPQVDPVTTTVWKPRELPTHGQTTLPRRYFTAPEILAEEVERLFTRQWLCIDREERIAKPGDYFLHEFAGESIIILRDQGGTVRAFYNVCRHRGSKLCEEHQGQLSETLQCPYHAWTYGLDGRLIGAPATHDLEGFRKQDWPLKPVAVHLWEGFIFLNLAADPVPFEESHAPLLTRFTRFNLPSLKVGRTIAYDVHANWKLVVQNYSECYHCPLVHPTLTKRTPPTLGENDLVEGPFLGGYMILADDAKSMTMSGRVCGLPVDPGLPVEDHDRVYYYSIMPNMLLSLHPDYVMFHVLWPVAPDRTTIFCHWLFNEASLQPGAFDIEDGVRFWDMTNREDWHVCELSQAGVTSRAYTPGPYSRRETISAAFDRDYLQAMGHPIHTIFPNQAG; this is encoded by the coding sequence ATGCACGACGGGTCGGGGCATCGGGGGAATCCTAGCCGGGCCGGGGGAGGGCCGCGACCCTTCCGCGCCCCCGGGCGCGGTGCCAGATTTCCGCCTCCCTCATTGCCGCAGGTGGACCCGGTGACCACGACCGTCTGGAAGCCTCGAGAACTCCCCACCCACGGGCAGACCACCCTGCCGCGCCGCTACTTCACGGCGCCCGAGATCCTCGCCGAGGAAGTCGAGCGGCTGTTCACCCGGCAGTGGCTCTGCATCGATCGCGAGGAACGGATCGCGAAGCCGGGCGACTACTTCCTGCACGAGTTCGCGGGCGAGAGCATCATCATCCTGCGCGACCAGGGCGGCACCGTCCGCGCCTTCTACAACGTGTGCCGCCACCGCGGCAGCAAGCTCTGCGAGGAGCACCAGGGCCAGCTGTCCGAGACCCTGCAGTGCCCCTACCACGCCTGGACCTACGGGCTCGACGGCCGCCTGATCGGCGCCCCCGCCACCCACGACCTCGAGGGCTTCCGCAAGCAGGACTGGCCGCTCAAGCCGGTGGCGGTGCACCTCTGGGAGGGATTCATCTTCCTCAACCTGGCCGCCGACCCGGTGCCCTTCGAGGAGTCCCACGCGCCACTGCTCACCCGGTTCACCCGGTTCAACCTGCCGTCGCTCAAGGTGGGTCGCACCATCGCGTACGACGTCCACGCCAACTGGAAGCTGGTGGTGCAGAACTACAGCGAGTGCTACCACTGCCCGCTGGTGCACCCGACCCTCACCAAGCGCACCCCGCCCACCCTGGGCGAGAACGACCTGGTCGAGGGCCCCTTCCTCGGCGGGTACATGATCCTCGCCGACGACGCAAAGAGCATGACCATGAGCGGGCGGGTCTGCGGCCTGCCCGTGGATCCCGGGCTCCCGGTGGAGGACCATGACCGGGTGTACTACTACAGCATCATGCCCAACATGCTGCTCTCGCTGCACCCCGACTACGTGATGTTCCACGTGCTGTGGCCCGTGGCGCCGGACCGGACGACGATCTTCTGCCACTGGCTCTTCAACGAGGCGTCGCTCCAGCCGGGCGCCTTCGACATCGAGGACGGCGTCCGGTTCTGGGACATGACCAACCGCGAGGACTGGCACGTCTGCGAACTCAGCCAGGCCGGCGTCACCAGCCGCGCCTACACCCCGGGCCCCTACAGCCGCCGCGAGACCATCTCCGCCGCCTTCGACCGGGACTACCTCCAGGCGATGGGCCACCCGATCCACACGATCTTCCCGAACCAGGCCGGCTGA
- a CDS encoding caspase family protein: MRAVVMGGLGSLMLLLAAEPAAAQGQPSLRRLVAAQARAARGNPSERAFTSTPLIRPNQFLPGELGAGDGQLQNGWVVDQWTYQGARNELAAFTLKAPYEVTLAIFLQQGTELKYLGEVKPAAGAVTLELKLPVDGTYTLYVIGTQPTSRGAYTLATKSQGSVTSIDYARLYPGGGDPNGRYALLVAADDYPGEESDLVGGPTNDVMLMRQLLVERYGFRAQDVVILRDVEANRDQIIEAFRRHLGQAGPNGVAVFHYSGHGMQLPDNRGYTGADDPEPDDKDEAIATWGTQGDLYGYLLDDELGVLTAELRAGRVLIALDMCHAGTGTRGGPATARTWEEALGAAAPAVASRFRVAGPGAVPATRFARYRDIAAQVETPSTYVTTGNTRGVGSEYAQPANHILLAAAQPTETSANYMLRLQNGETARVGLFTILLYQALIQSGPDLTFSQLMTQMAPEANRLAIEFKESSQNPAVEGARANESIARFLGSLR, encoded by the coding sequence ATGCGTGCGGTCGTGATGGGGGGCCTTGGGTCCCTGATGCTCCTGCTGGCGGCCGAACCGGCCGCGGCCCAGGGCCAGCCGTCGCTGCGGCGACTGGTGGCGGCGCAGGCCCGGGCCGCGCGGGGCAATCCGAGCGAGCGGGCCTTCACCTCCACGCCGCTCATCCGGCCCAACCAGTTCCTCCCCGGCGAGCTCGGTGCGGGGGATGGGCAGCTGCAGAACGGCTGGGTGGTCGACCAGTGGACCTACCAGGGCGCCCGCAACGAGCTGGCCGCCTTCACGCTGAAGGCACCGTACGAGGTGACGCTCGCGATCTTCCTGCAGCAGGGCACCGAGCTCAAGTACTTGGGCGAGGTGAAGCCGGCCGCGGGCGCGGTGACCCTGGAGCTCAAGCTCCCGGTGGACGGTACCTACACGCTCTACGTGATCGGCACCCAGCCCACCTCCCGCGGCGCCTACACCCTGGCCACGAAGTCGCAGGGCTCGGTCACCAGCATCGACTACGCGCGGCTCTACCCCGGCGGCGGCGACCCCAACGGGCGCTACGCCCTGCTGGTGGCGGCCGATGACTACCCCGGCGAGGAGAGCGACCTGGTGGGCGGGCCCACCAATGACGTGATGCTCATGCGCCAGCTGCTGGTGGAGCGGTACGGCTTCCGGGCGCAGGACGTCGTGATCCTGCGCGACGTCGAGGCCAACCGCGACCAGATCATCGAGGCGTTCCGCCGGCACCTGGGGCAGGCCGGCCCCAACGGCGTGGCGGTGTTCCACTATTCGGGGCATGGCATGCAGCTGCCGGACAACCGCGGCTACACCGGCGCCGACGACCCCGAACCCGACGACAAGGACGAGGCGATCGCCACCTGGGGCACCCAGGGCGACCTCTACGGTTACCTCCTCGACGACGAGCTGGGCGTGCTCACCGCCGAGCTCCGCGCGGGCCGGGTGCTGATTGCGCTCGACATGTGCCACGCGGGGACCGGCACCCGGGGCGGCCCGGCGACCGCCCGCACCTGGGAGGAGGCCCTCGGCGCCGCGGCCCCGGCGGTGGCCAGCCGGTTCCGGGTGGCGGGTCCGGGCGCGGTGCCGGCGACGCGCTTTGCGCGGTACCGGGACATCGCGGCGCAGGTGGAGACGCCATCCACCTACGTGACCACCGGCAACACCCGCGGGGTGGGCAGTGAGTATGCCCAGCCGGCCAATCACATCCTCCTGGCCGCGGCGCAGCCCACGGAGACCTCGGCGAACTACATGCTGCGGCTGCAGAACGGCGAGACGGCGCGGGTGGGCTTGTTCACCATCCTGCTGTACCAGGCGCTGATCCAGAGCGGGCCCGACCTGACCTTCTCGCAGCTGATGACCCAGATGGCCCCGGAGGCCAACCGGCTGGCGATCGAGTTCAAGGAGTCGTCGCAGAACCCCGCGGTCGAAGGCGCCCGCGCCAACGAGTCGATCGCGCGCTTCCTGGGATCGCTGCGCTAG
- a CDS encoding DUF58 domain-containing protein: protein MIYLPDRRWYLGAAGLALLWPVALAWPPAAVVLLALDATWLLLLLSDGWRLAALEPASLTVEREAPPAFSVGRALPVGYRWAHPLPWRVTLRIREEYPALLTPPTVERRLELPAAGSQREEVLLHPSQRGRGAGGRIHLRLRGPLGLCWRQLRLERPWQVVVYPNLVGASLRSLPTQAQRRREAGFRNIRRIGEGRMFESLKEWVPGEDTRTIDWKATARRGKVMARQYEDERRQQVLIVIDAGRMLTAEVDGRSRLESVIEAALHLAHSAVEHDDNVGLLVFADTVQQWVAPARGRRALRAVLDGLAGVEGRLVEPNYPAAFAYLAAHNRKRALTVLFTDVIDRTASEALVAQVGTLRPRHVPLAVTLREPGLERLATARPATTAAAFERAAAEELLLSRAAALAEMRGRGILVLDVPPAGASGAVVEQYNRLKRRGVI, encoded by the coding sequence ATGATCTACCTGCCGGACCGCCGCTGGTATCTCGGCGCGGCGGGGCTGGCCCTGCTGTGGCCGGTGGCCCTGGCCTGGCCACCCGCGGCCGTCGTGCTCCTGGCGCTCGACGCGACCTGGCTCCTGCTCCTGCTGAGCGATGGGTGGCGGCTGGCCGCCCTCGAACCCGCGAGCCTCACCGTGGAACGGGAGGCGCCGCCCGCGTTCTCAGTGGGCCGGGCCCTCCCGGTCGGCTACCGCTGGGCCCACCCGCTGCCCTGGCGGGTCACCCTCCGGATCCGGGAGGAGTACCCGGCCCTGCTCACGCCGCCGACGGTGGAGCGCCGCCTGGAGCTCCCGGCGGCGGGGAGCCAGCGTGAGGAGGTGCTGCTCCACCCCAGCCAGCGGGGCCGGGGGGCGGGGGGCCGGATCCACCTGCGGCTCCGGGGCCCCCTCGGCCTGTGCTGGCGGCAGCTGCGGCTGGAGCGGCCCTGGCAGGTGGTTGTGTATCCCAACCTGGTCGGCGCGTCCTTGCGCTCACTACCCACCCAGGCGCAACGGCGCCGCGAGGCCGGGTTCCGCAACATCCGCCGGATCGGCGAGGGGCGGATGTTCGAGAGCCTCAAGGAATGGGTTCCGGGGGAGGACACCCGGACCATCGACTGGAAGGCCACGGCGCGGCGGGGCAAGGTCATGGCCCGCCAGTACGAGGACGAGCGGCGGCAGCAGGTGCTGATCGTGATCGACGCGGGGCGGATGCTGACGGCCGAGGTGGACGGCCGCTCCCGGCTGGAATCGGTGATCGAGGCGGCGCTGCACCTGGCCCACAGCGCGGTGGAGCACGATGACAACGTCGGCCTGCTGGTGTTCGCCGACACGGTCCAGCAGTGGGTGGCGCCGGCCCGGGGGCGGCGGGCGCTCCGGGCGGTGCTGGATGGGCTGGCGGGGGTCGAGGGGCGGCTGGTGGAACCGAACTACCCGGCGGCCTTCGCGTACCTGGCGGCCCACAACCGGAAGCGGGCGCTCACCGTGCTCTTCACCGACGTGATCGACCGGACGGCGAGCGAGGCGCTGGTGGCGCAGGTGGGGACGCTCCGGCCGCGCCACGTGCCGCTGGCGGTGACGCTCCGGGAGCCGGGGCTCGAGCGCCTGGCCACCGCCCGGCCGGCCACCACCGCCGCGGCGTTCGAGCGGGCCGCGGCCGAGGAACTGCTGCTCTCCCGCGCGGCCGCGCTGGCCGAGATGCGGGGCCGGGGCATCCTGGTGCTGGACGTCCCGCCGGCAGGGGCCAGCGGGGCGGTAGTCGAGCAGTACAACCGGCTCAAGCGCCGGGGTGTGATCTAG